The segment CCCTCCTCGGACAGCACCGCGTCGTGCGGACGGTGCCTGCGGAGGACGGTGGAGATCCACGCCTGCGCCAGCGCGTCACCGACGTCGCCGACCAGATGCCCGGTGAGGAGGTCGTCGTGGCGGATGCCGACCAGCACCTTCCCCGCGCCTTCGGCGATCGCTGCGGCCAACTCGGCATCGGACATCGCAGACGGTGAGTGGCGCATCCACTTACTAGATCACAATGCCAACCCATCACGCCGCGAACCCGAGGTGGCGCACACTGGACCCATGCCGGAGCTCCCCGAGATCACCGCCATCGCCACCTTCCTCGACTCCCGCGCGGCCGGTCTTCCGATCCGCCGGGTCGACGTCGCCTCCCTCGCCGTGCTCAAGACCGCCGATCCGCCGTACACCGCACTCGCCGGACGGATCGTGTCGGCAGTGGATCGAATCGGCAAGTACCTCGTCATCCGCACCGTCGCGGGCCCCGACAGCGCAGCCGACGACGACCCGGAGATCGACCTCGTCCTCCACCTCTCGCGCGCGGGTTGGGTCCGCTGGAGCGACGCGCTCTCACAGACTCCGCCGAAACCGGGCGGCAAGGGGCCCATCGCCCTGCGCGTGCACTGCGGCCTGCCGGGGGAGGGCTTCGACGTCACCGAGGCCGGCACCCAGAAGCGTCTCGCCGCGTGGATCGTGCGCGACACCGCGGACGTGGAACGCATCGCCACCCTCGGGCCGGAGGTGCTGGGCCTGACTCGCGACCACCTCGCCGGGATCCTCGCGGGCAGCGGCGCCCGCATCAAGAACCTGCTCACCGACCAGCGGGTGATCGCCGGCGTCGGCAACGCCTACTCCGACGAGATCCTGCACGTGGCGAAGCTGTCGCCGTTCGCGACGTCGAAGAACTTGACCGACGAGCAGGTCACCGCACTTCACGACGCGATCCGCTCGGTCCTGCTCGACG is part of the Gordonia phthalatica genome and harbors:
- a CDS encoding Fpg/Nei family DNA glycosylase, whose translation is MPELPEITAIATFLDSRAAGLPIRRVDVASLAVLKTADPPYTALAGRIVSAVDRIGKYLVIRTVAGPDSAADDDPEIDLVLHLSRAGWVRWSDALSQTPPKPGGKGPIALRVHCGLPGEGFDVTEAGTQKRLAAWIVRDTADVERIATLGPEVLGLTRDHLAGILAGSGARIKNLLTDQRVIAGVGNAYSDEILHVAKLSPFATSKNLTDEQVTALHDAIRSVLLDAVARLEGQEAARLKAEKRTGLRVHARTGLPCPVCGDTVREVSFADRSFQYCPTCQTGGKILADRRMSRLLK